The stretch of DNA AAGTGTTTTAGGTTGAATTATTGAACTATTGTTGTTATTTTTCCTAACGATGTTAATATTTGAGTTAAAAAAAATTAAAGAATTATTAATAGATTAAACGATTGTGTTCATGATTGTAATTTTTAATGTTGTTTTATATATAAAAGTGAGGTATGCTATGTTATTATTTCTAACAGTGTTAATGTTTTTGTGAAAAAAAAACAATTTTTTGTATTGCTTAGTTTAAATTTTAATATGTTTTTATAATATATGCAACTACTTAATAGGTGGTGTTATTTTTCCTAACGGTGTTAATATTTGGTTCAAAAAAAATTCATAAAGATTTAATGAAAGCCGAAACTGTTTCATCCAAAGTAGTTTTGTTCATGGTTTCAGGAATATCAGATTTACGCATCATCATAATAGATATTAAACCATGTACTGCAGAAAATAAAGCATTGGACATATGGCAGGCATTATCGAGATCAGAACCATTCTTTTTCATGATATCATAAGTACAATAATAAAGCATATCCGGGAAAGAAGAAAACTCTTCTTTCATCTGTCCTTTACCGGAGCATTGCATTCCCAGACCAAACATAAGCTGGTAATACTCTTTGTTCTTAAAAGCAAAATTCCAATAAGCATCTACAATAGCCATTATCTGTTCTTCTGAACTCTCGTGCTTCCTCTGAGCCTTTACAAGTTCTTTATGTAAAAGATTGAACCCATCAACAGAAATCTCAAATAAAATGGCTTCTTTATTTTCAAAATAATCATAAACAACAGGGGCACTGTATTCAATAGCATCTGCTATTTTTCGCATGGAAAGTGATCCCCAGCCGTCGGTTTTAGCCAAAGTAAAAGCCGCCTGCAAAATATTTGCTCGGATCGATGCCTTTTCTCTTTGACGACGTTCATGTAATCCCATAATTAAAAATGATATTTTATTTAGTTAGTATTTTTCCTAACAGTGTTTGCAAAAATACAACCTTTAGGTAATCGCTTCCAAATATTTTTTCAAATTTAACATTTAACGGAACTTTATATAAGCCGAATTGGGAAATCATAAAAGAAACTTTATCTTTGCAGATAAAGAAAATAAAGGATATGAATACTCCCTCAAATATGCTGGCATTAGGAACAAGAGCTCCGTTTTTTGAACTTCCTAATCCTTCAAAAAGTAATGAAATCCAGTCATTAGATGACTTGAAAGGAGAAAAAGGTACATTGGTCATCTTTATGTGTAACCATTGCCCATTTGTTCTTCATGTAATTGATAAAATTAATGAGCTGTATGAAGACTATAATGAAAGAGGAATAGAATTCATTGCCATTAGTGCTAATGATGTTGAAAAATATCCGGCAGATTCTCCGGAGAAAATGATCGAATTTCAGATTGAAAGAAATTTTGACTTTCCTTATTTATATGATGAAAGCCAGGCTATCGCTAAAGCTTATGATGCAGCATGTACGCCAGACTTTTATTTCTTCGATGAAAAAATGGATCTTGTGTATAGAGGACAGATGGATGATTCCAGACCTGGAAACCATAAAGATGTGACCGGAGAAGATTTGATCATTGCTTTTGAAAACCTTTTATTAGGAGAACCTCAGGAAGAAATTCAAAGACCAAGTATGGGCTGTAATATTAAATGGAAATAATAGATACTATTATATATAATAATCTAAATCTGCTCATCAATGGGCAGATTTTTTTATTTTAGTTCTCTCGCAGATAAAGAAGATATACAATCTTTAAAATGATTTCTGAATTACTTTTATACTTGTGTCTACACTCTCAATTTTATCATGTGTAGAGTTTTTAATAAATTCTGAAGGTGTTTTCCCTGTATATTTTTTAAACATTCTATTGAAATAGGTAACATTATTAAACCCACAACTATAGGAGCATTCGGAGATGCTTTTATCCTGAACCATTAATAAACAGGCTTTATTAATCCGGTACCGATTGACAAATTCGGTGAATGTAATTTGCGTTGCTTTTTTGAAAAAATTACAAAATGCAGGTAAAGTAAGGTTGGCCAGTTTAGCAACGTCTTCAATATTGATATCTTTATAATAATGATGCTCCACATACGTGAAGATATTTTCCAGACGGGTTTTGTTTTTTGAAATAATAGTATGGGGCATTATTTCCTTGTTTAGTAAGTCGTAATCTTTTCGGGTAGAAAGTTCAAAAAGGACTTCTAAGAGCAATAGGTATCTTTTGTAGCCTTCGGAATCCAGCATTTCTTTAAGTTTAGGAAGGAGGGCTTTTTTTGTCGCCATGCTGAAATGAATTCCATACTTAGAAATTTCCAGTAAGTTTTTAATAGACCTTGCTTCCAGTTCCTCTGGAGGAAACTGTAAAATTTCTTCCCGGAACTGGAGGACTATTTCTTCATGAGGATCTATTGAATTCAATCCAAACCCTGAATGAGGAATATTGGATCCAATCAATACCAGATCACCATTTGAATAATTGCTTTTATGATATCCCACATGCCTGGTTCCGCTCCCGGAAACAATGCATACCAGTTCTATTTCAGGATGATAATGATATTCCCATTTAAACTCAGAAATGGGAGAGGTATTGTGTAAGGTACGAAAAGAACTCTTCTCATCAGGGATGACTCTTTCAAAACTGACTTTCATTAAATTAATGGTATTTGAGCTATAAAAATAATAATTATATTAATATAGTTCAAATATTGATTTACTGTGTTAAATTAATGTTAAGTCAAATGCTTCTATCTTAGTCGCCGGGAAAACATTTAATGAAGCATTTTTGTAATTTACCATAGTAGATTATATCATCATAAAAGGCTTCTGTATGATTCTAAAAAGCTGATGTGATCAGTATATTAAAATAAGAGAATGAAAAACTTCAATATAAAGGCAATTCTATTTTTAAACTATTTCGTGTTTGCAATTCTATTGAATTCTGTAGGGACGGTTATCTTACAGGTTCAGCAGAATTTTGGAATTTCGAAATCATCAGCAAGTGTTTTGGAGGGTTTTAAAGATCTACCTATAGCAATTTGCTCTTTTATATTGGCGTCTTTTCTACCGAAAATAGGAATTAAAAACTCAATGCTGATTGCTCTTTTTCTGGTAAGTTGTATGTGTTTTGTGATGCCTTTTTCAAATGACTTCTGGTTTTTTAAGCTACTATTTGCTATTGTAGGTGTTTCGTTCGCATTAATCAAAATATCTGTATTTACTTCTATCGGACTGGTGACGAGTACTGATAAAGAACATTCCAGCTTTATGGGGTTTTTAGAAGGATTTTTTATGATTGGTGTTTTAGCGGGAAATGTACTTTTCAGCCTATTTATAGATGACCACAATCCTAAGTCCACTTACTGGCTGAATGTATATTGGGTATTGGGTGCCTTATCAGCATTATCATTTCTTTTTCTCTTCTTTTCTAAATTGAATGAAAACGAAGCTAAAAGTGAAGCAACTGATCTGGTAGGGGATATTAGAAACAGTATTAGTCTTTTTAGCTATAAAAAGGTGTTGTTCTTTTTATTGTGTGCATTTCTTTTTGTTTTGGTAGAGCAGAGCTTTCAAACCTGGACACCTACTTTCTATAAAGAAATTCTCAAAGTACCTACATCGATGAGTATTCAGGCGGGAGCTGTTTTGGCAGGTGCATTTGCATTGGGGCGGTTTTTGTCAGGATTTTTCTCTAAAAAATTTAGCTGGATCTATGTAGTTTCCTTTTGTGTAATTGGTTTTGCTATAAGCTTATTATTGGTATTGCCTCTTACGCATAATACGCAGATCGGTGAAGGAACAAGCTGGCTTAATGCGCCGCTTGTGGTTTACCTGTTTCCATTAATGGGTGGTTTACTGGCTCCGATTTATCCAAGTATCAATTCTGTTATTCTGGCTTCAATACCTAAATATTTGCATAGTGCAATGTCAGGGCTTATTGTAGTTTTCTCTGCCATCGGAGGAACGATTGGATCTGTTATTACAGGTTTTGTATTTCAGGAATTTAGCGGGCAAAGGGCTTTCTATCTTTCATTGATCCCTCTTGCATTGCTTATTATATCAGCTATTATCATGAATAAATTAAAAATAAACCCTAAAAAATAAATGAATACTCAGCTTTATATTAAGGATATTCAGACTCTTTTTGATGATGTTCAGAGATCTCAGATTTTTGAAGATCAAAAAATGATGACGGATGCAGTCCCTTTATTTTCTGTTTCAGAAATTAATAAGAAATATGAAAATGAAAAAGGATCGGGAGGTTTTGATCTGAAAACTTTTGTACTTGATCATTTTGATTTTTTAGGAGCTAAGATTTCTATTCAAAGAGAAGATCATTTACCTATACGTCAACATATAGAGAAACTATGGGATGAATTGACCCGCACTTCTTATCAGGCGAAAGGAACTCTTCTACAGCTTCCGAAACCTTATATCGTTCCCGGTGGACGCTTTAATGAGTTTTTCTATTGGGACAGTTATTTTATTATGCTTGGATTACAGGTATCAGGAAGAATAGAAATGATGGAAAACATTGTTGAAAATTGCTCTTACCTTATTCAAAATGTAGGATTTGTTCCTAATGCAAGCCGGACTCATTTTCTGAGCAGATCTCAACCACCTTATTTTTCTTTAATGCTTGACCTGCTTGTTGAGACTACTCAGAATGAAGGTCTCTATCTCCAATATCATGATACTTTAGAAAAAGAATATCAGTTCTGGACGGAAGGAGAAAATGAGCTTGATAATAATTCTCAAATAAAAAGAGTCGCTAAAACTGATAAGGGTGATATTTTAAACCGGTATTACGATGCAGAAAATCAACCGCGTCCGGAAAGCTATTTAATAGACCTTGAAGATAAAGAGGGAGCTTCGGGAGATGAATTTTACAGAAATATAAGAAGTGCCTGTGAGTCGGGTTGGGATTTTTCCAGCAGATGGTTTGCAGACGAAGAAACGATACAAACAATAGAAACACTGAATATTGCTGAGGTTGATGTTAATTGTCTTTTATGGCACTTGGAAAAAACATTAGCAAAATCTTCAGCGCTGCAGAACCTGACAGATAAAGAATATTATTTTACTGAAAGAGCAGAAAATAGAAGGCGGATAATCAATGCTTATTTCTGGGATGAAAATGCCAAAACGTATAAAGATTATCATCTAAAAAAGCACAAAAAGACAACGTCTGAACATATTGCTGCTCTTTATCCTTTATTCCTTGGATTGGCCAGTGAAGAACAGGCTAAAGCGGTCTCTGAAACACTAGCTGAAAAATTTCTTTATAAAGGAGGTCTTGTGACTACTACGAAACAATCGGGACAGCAGTGGGATCTTCCTAATGCCTGGGCTCCCTATCAGTGGCTTGGGTTTGTTTCAATGACTAACTATGGATTTGCAGAATTAGCAGATCAAATAAAAAATAACTGGTGCTCCAATGTCGAAAGGGTTTATAACAATACCGGTAAGCTCATGGAAAAATACAATGCATTAGATGATGAAACGATTGCCGGCGGAGGAGAGTACCCTAATCAGGATGGATTCGGTTGGACTAACGGAGTCTATTTAAAGCTAAAACAATAATTAAAACTATATGGGTATGAAAAAAAAATCACTCTTTTTAATTGCAGGTATTGCTACGCTTTATTTTAATAATGCGTATGCACAGGAAACTGTTCAGGATTCCACAAGAACGGCATCCATTGACCAGGTAGTTATTACAGGGAATTCCAATCCTAAAAAGAAAATAGAATCGAGTACAGCCATTTCTACTTTTACCGCAAAAGAAATCCAGAAACAAAATCCTATTAGTGCTGCTGCATTGCTTCAGAGAGTACCCGGATTTGCTGTTGAAACTTCAGGAGGTGAGGTAGGAAATAATCTTTTTGCAAGAGGGATTCCTTCTGCCGGAGCTTATGAATTTGTACAGGTGCAGGAAGATGGACTGCCGGTTTTTGAAGATGGAGCGTTGCAGTTTGCTAATGCCGATAATTTCTTCCGTGTAGATAATTCAGTTAGTAGATTAGAAGCGCTAAGAGGAGGTTCAGGATCTATTTATGCCAATAACTCTCCTGGAGGACTTATTAACTTTATCACGAAAGAAGGAGGTAATGATTTCAGAGGGACGGCTAAATTAGAAACAAGTACATATGGATTAATGCGTACTGATCTGAATGTAGGTGGTGCCTTGGTTAAGGATAAATTATTTTTTAATGTAGGCGGTTTTTACAGGACTGATGAGGGAATAAGAAAAACAGGCTTTAAAGCAAATAATGGAGGACAAATCAGAATGAACCTGAAATATGTCTTCGATAAGGGGTATGTGAAAGTGTACTATAAAAAACTGGACGACAGAAATACTTTTTTCCTTCCTATTCCTTTATTACAAAACGGGAACAAATTCAAAGAGTTTCCTGGCTTTGATGCCAATTATGGAACATATAGTTATAGAGCAATTGGGCAGCTTAACATCCCTCAGGCAGGAGGTGGATTTTTTAGAAGAAACCTGGAGGATGGTATTCATCCTAAAGTAGATGTTGTAGGTGCTGAATTTAAATATGATCTTGGAAATAACTTTACAGTCTTAAATAAAACGAGATATACCAATATCAATATGAACTATACCGGGATGTTTCCTGCGGGAGCACCTCAGCTAGCCAGCAATTTTGCTAATGCTAATGGTATCTCGGGAAATAATTATCAGTACTCTCTGGCTGGCAGCGGTGCGCTTGTAAACCCTCAGTATGTACAGAAGTTAGGTTTCTGGGCTATTGATAAGCAAATGGATAATTTTGTAAATGACATCCAGCTTAATTATAAATTTGATAAAGGGAGTGTGACGGCAGGATTCTATAAATCTAACTGGAAATCTCATCAATACTGGAACTGGAGTAATATTTTAACAACAGCAACCGATCGTCCTCAGCTGCTTAACTTAGTGGATACTTCCCTTAATCCGACAGATGTTGGTTATTCTAAAACATATAATGGTGTGACAGATATGTCATTCCTGATCAGGGATTCACAGATCCAGGGAAGTTTGAATGATCTTTATATGAATTTAGATTATAATATTACAGATGATTTAAGTTTTAATGGAGGAATCCGTTACAGCCGTGATTTTTATAAAGGATATGGGGTTAATACAACGACTGCGAACCTTAATAATTCAGGATTGACCACGGATGGAACTCATAGTTTTGCAACAACAACTGCTGATGATAATATGGCGGTTTTGGGTAACCGATATACGTATTGGTATTATGATATCAACAGGATGTCTTTTACTGTGGCTTCTAATTATAAAATTAATAAACAAAATGCAGTGTATGCCCGTTTCTCAAATGGATTCAGGTCACCTAATGAAGAGGCTTATTATAATAATATGAATAATTTAAGCCAGATCAAGCCTGTTCAGACCAATCAGCTGGAAATCGGATATAAGTATTACTCGCGTACTTTTGATATCGGAGTAATTCCTTTTTATTCTACATTAAAGAATCTTTCATTTACAGATGTGTACTCTGACGGAACTTCGGAAAATAAGTTTGCCAATACTTCCAATATCGGGGTAGAGCTGGAAGGATATGCAAGATTGTTCAATAATTTACTTGAGTTGACTTTCAACGGGACTTTCCAAAATCCGAAATATAAAGATTTTACTGGAAGAAATGCAGATGGAACTCCGTTTAATTATGACGGGAACCAGGTAAGAAGAATTCCTAAATTCTATTTCAATATTTCACCTGCATTTAATATCACGAAACAATGGAGAGCTTATGTTAGCTATAATTATTATGGAAAACGTTTCCAGGATGAAGCTAATAGTGATACCAATATTTTACCGTCATTCAGTGAAGTAGGAGCAGGGACTTCTTATCAATTGGGTAAAATACGTTTTGCTATCGATGGAACTAATATCTTTAATACCATTGGTATTACTGAAGGAGATCCAAGATCTCCGTTAACAGGTACGGGAGACATAAGGATGGCAAGACCAATTATGGGTGCTGCGGTGAGAGGATCTATTACATTAGATTTCTAAATTCTATTTCTTACTAATATAAAAAACCGTCAGATTTTTCTGACGGTTTTTATTTTATTGTTTTATAGGGAATTATAGAATGATAAAGGGGTATGATCTTACATTTCATATTCCTGCATTCCGAACTCTGAAAATGGTTTTTATCTGAAAAATGGATTGTATTGTTTCTCAAAACCAATACTGGTAGGATTTCCATGTCCTGAAAATATCTGGGTGTCACCATCCAGTACAAAAAGCTTGGTGTTGATTCCGTCGATTAACTGTTCATAATTACCTTTATATAGATCCGTTCTTCCGATACTGCCCTCAAACAGAACATCTCCTGAAATCATGAATTTTTGATTTTCATTGTGGTATACAACGCTGCCCGGAGAGTGGCCCGGGACATGATAAATTTTGAACTTGTCACCATCAAAATCCAGTTCATCGCCTTCGTTAATGTATTCAACATCCACTTGAACCGGGTCGATATTCATCCCGAATCTTACACCGCTCATTTGAAGCATATCCAAAACCTCCTGATCTTCTTTGTGAAGGATTACAGGAACTTTAAAGGTATCAAAAGCCCATTGTAAGCCTAATACGTGGTCAATATGGGCATGAGTAAGAAGTATTTTCGTGATTTTTAATTCATGTTTACTAATAAAATCACTGATCAGTTTGGTTTCCTGCTCGTTAATGTTTCCCGGATCGATGAGCCAGGCATTTTTATTCTCATTATAAACGATGTAGGTATTTTCACTCGCAAAGTTGAATACGAAACCTTGAATTTGAAGCATATTCCGAATATTTTTTTATCAAAAATACGATATTATAAAGAAAGTGATCATTTTTCTTTATCTTCGTCATAATGAAAACATTGCGAATATTTTTACTTTCTTTAGGCGGATTGGTTTTTGGGCAGAATATCCAAAGCATCCAGTTATTTAACCCTCAGACAAATGATGAAACGCCTGTAATCAACTTTAATCAGACATTGGTTCTAAGTTTTGATGATCTTACGAATTCCAGTGAGATTTACAGATATACCATTAAACATTATGACCGAAACTGGAATGATGATAATCTTTTCTTTACGGAAATTGCCAATGGAAGTCTCAATGCGCTTTTAGATAGGTTCGAGTATTCATTCAATACATTACAACCCTATACCCATTATAAACTGACGTTTCCTAATGAGAAAATACAGCCGAAGATTTCAGGTAACTTTGAGTTGATCGTGTATAAAGATTCTGCCGACAAGCCTCTTTTTAAAAGAAGATTTTATGTAGTGGAAGATAAAGCTACTTTGGCGGTTAATGTTTCCAGAATAGCAGATGCCAAAAATCCAAATATCAGGCAAAGGGTAGAAGTACAGGCTGTATCTGCAGGTGGTGACTTGTCATCTAATGTCAACTCTATGAGCTTGAATGTAATGCAGAATAATAATTCGAACGTTACAGTTAATAACCTAAGACCCAGTTCTACATTAGGAAATAAACTGCTTTTTCAGCAAATGAACCTGACGTTTCCCGGAAATAATGAATTTTACTACTTTGATAATAAGAATATGAATATGGCAGCAGATATGGTTCGTGCTACCGAAGTGAAAGATGGTGTGAACCAGACTTATCTTCATCCTGTCTGGGCATATCCTTTAAATTACCAATATCAGCCGGATGTAAACGGAGCTTATTATTTCAGGAGAAATGATATGGGCCTTGAAAGAAATGCAGAGAGGGAAGCAGATTATTCATGGGTGTATTTTTCTTTAGACTCGGATCCGGTGGATAAAGATATTTATGTATTGGGTGGCTTTAATAATTTTATTCCAAGTAAAGAAAATCAGATGCAGTATGATGCAGCCGCTAAAAAATATGTGGCTAGAATATTTCTTAAGCAAGGTTTCTATAATTATATTTTGGCAACAAAAGAAAGCAATGGCTCGCTCAATTTTGGTGAGATCAATGGAAATTTCTGGGAAACAGAAAATTTATATCAGGCATTTTTATACTATGCCCCTTTCGGAAGAAATTACGATGGCTTGATGGGTTACGGTGAATTTAGGACTCCTGTAAGATAATTTATATAAATATTTAATATTCAGGTAGATATTGTTTGTTAAAAATAGTATTTGCGTTTAAATTATTTTTACTTTAATCCTGGACGGATAAAATTATCTTTGAATAACAATAATTTTAATGATATTATTTTGATTTGCAATTAATAAAATAGTGTTTTTGTTATTTAATTCATAATATTATTTTGTTTTTATTAAGAAATATTTACTAATTTAGTCTCGTAACTAAATAATATATTTTTATGAAAACAAAATTTACTCTTGTATTAAGCATTAGTGCTTACCTATTTGCCTCCGGGCAAGAAACTCCAGCAAAACTTATTTCCGGTAAAAACGGACTTCATGCAGAATTGATTAGTTTTGATAAAAGCAGACCTGATTTCAAAGGAACTCCTGTTTTGTTTGACGAAGCATCCAAAAGATTTTCACAGGGTCAGGGTTTGAAGATTGGGGCCGAAAAAGACCAGCTAGGTTTTGAGACTCATAGATTTCAGCAAACAATCAATGGTATTCCTGTAGAATACGGGATGATGGCTGTACAAACTAAGGATGGGAAAATTGTAAGTGAAACAGGGAAGTGGGTTCTGAATGCGCCAGCTGCAATAGAGAAAAAAATAAGTATCTCGGAAAATATTGCTTTACAAAATGCAATGTCCTTTGTAGGGGCTGATTCTTATAAATGGCAGAATAGAGATGAAGAGGCTTTTATCAAGAAAGAGGCTAAAAACTCTCAAGCTACTTTTTTTCCAAAAGGAGAATTGGTGTATTATTCAGAGCCTACGGATGAGAAACTATCCAATTTAAAACTTGCCTATAAATTTGATATTTATGCTGAAAAACCACTAAGCCGGCAGTATGTATTTGTAGATGCTAAATCAGGTACGATTCTAGGTACTGAGCAACTGATCCATGAAGCTAACACTCCAGGGACAGCAGTTACTGCATATAGTGGAAACAGATCAATTGTTACGGATTCTTACGCAGGGCAATACAGATTAAGAGAAAGCGGAAGAAACGGAGGAACTTCAGTAGAAACCTATAATTTGAATAGAGGTGTAGTATATCAGCTGGCCACAGATTTCACAGATGCAGATAATTACTGGAATAACGTTAATATCAATAAAGATCAATATGCTACCGATGCCCATTGGGGAGCAGAAATGACATTAGATTATCTGTATACAAAATTTGGAAGAAGAAGCATTGATGACAATAACTTTGCGATAAAATCATATGTTCATTATGCGGTTAATTTTTTCAATGCATTCTGGGATGGACAAAGGATGACTTATGGAGATGGAGATAACTCTAATAACTTCCAGCCATTAACAGCCCTTGATGTTTGTGGTCATGAAATTACGCATGGTATGACAAGTAAAACGGCAAACCTTGCTTACCAGAGAGAGTCAGGAGCATTGAATGAAGGGTTCTCCGATATTTTTGGAAATACGGTAGAACGCTGGGCGAGACCTAATCAGGCTAACTGGACTCTGGGTGAAGATTTTGGTCGTGTGATTAGGAATATGGCTAATCCTAAAGATTATAATCAACCGGATACCTATATGGGGACATATTGGAAAGATGCTTCAACAACAGGATGTCAGGTTCCTAATCAGACAAACAATAATTGCGGAGTGCATACCAACTCAGGTGTTCTTAATTATTGGTATTATTTATTAGTGAGTGGTGGAACGGGAACTAATGATAAAGGGTTCTCCTATAATGTTTCAGGTATTGGATTTGATAAAGCTGCTGCAATTGCATACAGAACATTAACAACTTACCTTACGGCATCTTCTAATTATGCCAATGCAAGGACTTATTCACTTATTGCTGCTAAAGATCTGTATGGTGAAGGAAGTAATGAGATAAAACAGGTTACTAATGCCTGGGATGCTGTTGGTGTTGGAGGTGGAACATCTCCTGCTGGGAAAATGACTGATGCAGGTCTTTCAACATATACTATCAGTCCTAATCCTGCAAGAGATAAGTTCATGGTTTCATTTGAAGGAAAATCAGGATCTGGTGTTGTGGAAGTGATTAATGTTACCGGAAAAAGAGAACTTTCTGAAAAATTCAGAACACAAGACGGTGTAAACAAAATTGATGTTAAACTTCCGTCTAATATGCTTCCCGGAGTATATATGATTATGGTAAATGGTCAAAAAGCAGGAAGCCTAATTAAAAAGTAACGCTTTTTTAATATATTTATACTTTGAAAGGGTGCAAGTTTGTCTTGCACCCTTTCATTTTGTTATTAATGATACCTGAATATATAAAGTTTTCTTCTTGTGAAAAAAATAAAGAATATTAATAATTAGGGTGGATCGTGTTTAGAAACAGATATAGATAAATTTGTACATAAAAAATCGATAATAGATTTATAAAATTATTTATGATCGAAAAATAAAAATGGAGTAGTTATATAGTAAATTTTTTATCTTTTTATAAAAACATTGATTAATAAAAGAATTTTAAGGGATTTATGAAATTTTAAGTCTTTAAAATGCAATGCATTGCATATCGAAAAATTAATTCACGTAATAATGATTTTTAATTTAATTTATTCATTAAATTGATATAAAAGATTAAATAATGTTGAAATAATTTTCTTTTTTTGTAAATCGTCATTGTGTTTTATTAATTTATTTATAAAATCAATTGAATTTTATTCATTGATTTCGATTATTTAATGTGAAAAGTTTATACATTCGCTTTACCATTTGACAAAATATTTTTATGAAAACAAAATTTATCTTAGTGGCAAGTGTTGCCGCCTGCTCTTTCGTTTTTGGGCAAAACAAACCATCGAAATTAATTTCTGGTAAAAACGGATTACACGCAGAGTTTATTAGATTTGATAAAAGCGGACCTGCTTTTCAGGGAGCTCCGGTTTTATTTGATGAGGATTCCCAAAGGTTTATCCCGGGACAAGGCCGTAAGCTAGGTGTTGAAAAAGACGCACTGGGTTTTGAAACTCATCGATTTCAACAAACAGTTAATGATATTCCTGTAGAATATGGGATGATGGCTGTACAAACAAAAGGAGGAAAGGTGGTAGGAGAATCCGGAAAATGGATTCTTAAAGTTCCGGAAGGGATTGAGAAGAAAGTAAATATCTCTGAAAGTATAGCATTACAAAGTGCTCTATCATTCGTGGGAGCAGATTCGTACAAATGGCAAAATAGAGAAGAGGAAGACTTTATTAAAAAGGAACGTAATGATGCTAATGCAAGTTTTGCTCCTAAAGGGGAACTGACCTACTATTCAGATCCTACTGATGAAAAGCTTCGTAATTTAACACTAGCCTATAAATTTGATATTTATTCAGAAAAGCCATTAAGCAGACAATATGTTTTTGTAGATGCTAAAAATGGAAAAATTTTAGGATCAGATGCTATTATTCATGAAGTGAATGCTCCGGGTACTGCTACAACAGGGTATAGCGGAAACAGAAATATTATGGCAGATTCCTATAATGGAA from Chryseobacterium piperi encodes:
- a CDS encoding TonB-dependent receptor, giving the protein MKKKSLFLIAGIATLYFNNAYAQETVQDSTRTASIDQVVITGNSNPKKKIESSTAISTFTAKEIQKQNPISAAALLQRVPGFAVETSGGEVGNNLFARGIPSAGAYEFVQVQEDGLPVFEDGALQFANADNFFRVDNSVSRLEALRGGSGSIYANNSPGGLINFITKEGGNDFRGTAKLETSTYGLMRTDLNVGGALVKDKLFFNVGGFYRTDEGIRKTGFKANNGGQIRMNLKYVFDKGYVKVYYKKLDDRNTFFLPIPLLQNGNKFKEFPGFDANYGTYSYRAIGQLNIPQAGGGFFRRNLEDGIHPKVDVVGAEFKYDLGNNFTVLNKTRYTNINMNYTGMFPAGAPQLASNFANANGISGNNYQYSLAGSGALVNPQYVQKLGFWAIDKQMDNFVNDIQLNYKFDKGSVTAGFYKSNWKSHQYWNWSNILTTATDRPQLLNLVDTSLNPTDVGYSKTYNGVTDMSFLIRDSQIQGSLNDLYMNLDYNITDDLSFNGGIRYSRDFYKGYGVNTTTANLNNSGLTTDGTHSFATTTADDNMAVLGNRYTYWYYDINRMSFTVASNYKINKQNAVYARFSNGFRSPNEEAYYNNMNNLSQIKPVQTNQLEIGYKYYSRTFDIGVIPFYSTLKNLSFTDVYSDGTSENKFANTSNIGVELEGYARLFNNLLELTFNGTFQNPKYKDFTGRNADGTPFNYDGNQVRRIPKFYFNISPAFNITKQWRAYVSYNYYGKRFQDEANSDTNILPSFSEVGAGTSYQLGKIRFAIDGTNIFNTIGITEGDPRSPLTGTGDIRMARPIMGAAVRGSITLDF
- a CDS encoding MBL fold metallo-hydrolase, which gives rise to MLQIQGFVFNFASENTYIVYNENKNAWLIDPGNINEQETKLISDFISKHELKITKILLTHAHIDHVLGLQWAFDTFKVPVILHKEDQEVLDMLQMSGVRFGMNIDPVQVDVEYINEGDELDFDGDKFKIYHVPGHSPGSVVYHNENQKFMISGDVLFEGSIGRTDLYKGNYEQLIDGINTKLFVLDGDTQIFSGHGNPTSIGFEKQYNPFFR
- a CDS encoding type IX secretion system plug protein translates to MKTLRIFLLSLGGLVFGQNIQSIQLFNPQTNDETPVINFNQTLVLSFDDLTNSSEIYRYTIKHYDRNWNDDNLFFTEIANGSLNALLDRFEYSFNTLQPYTHYKLTFPNEKIQPKISGNFELIVYKDSADKPLFKRRFYVVEDKATLAVNVSRIADAKNPNIRQRVEVQAVSAGGDLSSNVNSMSLNVMQNNNSNVTVNNLRPSSTLGNKLLFQQMNLTFPGNNEFYYFDNKNMNMAADMVRATEVKDGVNQTYLHPVWAYPLNYQYQPDVNGAYYFRRNDMGLERNAEREADYSWVYFSLDSDPVDKDIYVLGGFNNFIPSKENQMQYDAAAKKYVARIFLKQGFYNYILATKESNGSLNFGEINGNFWETENLYQAFLYYAPFGRNYDGLMGYGEFRTPVR
- a CDS encoding M4 family metallopeptidase; the protein is MKTKFTLVLSISAYLFASGQETPAKLISGKNGLHAELISFDKSRPDFKGTPVLFDEASKRFSQGQGLKIGAEKDQLGFETHRFQQTINGIPVEYGMMAVQTKDGKIVSETGKWVLNAPAAIEKKISISENIALQNAMSFVGADSYKWQNRDEEAFIKKEAKNSQATFFPKGELVYYSEPTDEKLSNLKLAYKFDIYAEKPLSRQYVFVDAKSGTILGTEQLIHEANTPGTAVTAYSGNRSIVTDSYAGQYRLRESGRNGGTSVETYNLNRGVVYQLATDFTDADNYWNNVNINKDQYATDAHWGAEMTLDYLYTKFGRRSIDDNNFAIKSYVHYAVNFFNAFWDGQRMTYGDGDNSNNFQPLTALDVCGHEITHGMTSKTANLAYQRESGALNEGFSDIFGNTVERWARPNQANWTLGEDFGRVIRNMANPKDYNQPDTYMGTYWKDASTTGCQVPNQTNNNCGVHTNSGVLNYWYYLLVSGGTGTNDKGFSYNVSGIGFDKAAAIAYRTLTTYLTASSNYANARTYSLIAAKDLYGEGSNEIKQVTNAWDAVGVGGGTSPAGKMTDAGLSTYTISPNPARDKFMVSFEGKSGSGVVEVINVTGKRELSEKFRTQDGVNKIDVKLPSNMLPGVYMIMVNGQKAGSLIKK